The genome window GCAGTGAATGGAGCCGTCGGCATGGGTGTGGCAGTCGGACGAGGCAGCCGAGGGGGTGGGGGTAGCAGCGGGGGTAGAAGTTGGAGCTGGTGCggccgaagaggagctGGCATGCGCGTGATCATCGTGGCTCTGCTTGACGTCGCCGATGCAGCCCCACTTGGTGAGCTTCCTGCTGTAGACGTCGAGAGCAAAGTACTGCAAGCTGTGCTGGTTCTGGACGGCAGCAGTCGAGTTgtgctcggcaagctcgagaacgTCGGCATAGCTGTCGGCGTAGTGGTGGATCTTCTCGTGAACAAACTCGGGAACGTGGAACGCACGGTGCATCAGGTCGGCTCCAAAGTACAGCGACGGGTTGTCAGTACCCAACTGGAAGCCAGCCGAGCAAAGCTTCTCCAAAGGACGACGCGTCACGTACGACAGCTCGCAAATCACCGTCTCGGCAGTAGCGTTGTTGCCACGCCAGTGTCCGTTCCATTCGGGCAAGCGGCAGTTGTCGTCCGGGTTATCGCACCTCAACAGCGCATCTCCCTTGTTGCCCTGTATACACACCAACAAATCGATTGTCAGCATAAAGTCGTCGTCCACGACATGCACAGACCGCGAATCGCCAACACTT of Mycosarcoma maydis chromosome 7, whole genome shotgun sequence contains these proteins:
- a CDS encoding uncharacterized protein (related to ph-regulated antigen pra1 precursor), coding for MQLIASFVALTSLAVSAVSAAPFSSLLATRALESFQPEGQIDSVWRIHESCNGTQRAQISSGIDDMKKLAHNSINHILNYPKDEFFIKYFGQDADPAPVVGYYVELVYGNKGDALLRCDNPDDNCRLPEWNGHWRGNNATAETVICELSYVTRRPLEKLCSAGFQLGTDNPSLYFGADLMHRAFHVPEFVHEKIHHYADSYADVLELAEHNSTAAVQNQHSLQYFALDVYSRKLTKWGCIGDVKQSHDDHAHASSSSAAPAPTSTPAATPTPSAASSDCHTHADGSIHCGTH